In Mycobacterium stomatepiae, the following are encoded in one genomic region:
- a CDS encoding MMPL/RND family transporter, whose product MRRLADFVVRWPWVVIGLWVAVAVALPLTLPSLGEMAQKHPLALLPADAPSSVTAREMTKAFHESGSEDLLLVVLTDDKGLGPADEAAYRKLVDTLRQDTRDVVMVQDFISTPPLRSVVTSKDHKSWVLPVGVAGELGTPQSYAAFNRISDIVARSVAGAPLAVNVTGPAATVADLTVAGEKDRLPIELAIAVLVLIVLLVIYRSVVTMLLPLLTIGISLVIAQAVVAGYSQFTGSGVSNQSIVFLSAIMAGAGTDYAVFLISRYHDYLRSGADSDQAIRRSMISIGKVIGASAATVGITFLLISFARMGVFKTVGASSAIGVGVAFLAALTLLPAILVLAGPRGWVKPRRELTARFWRRSGIRIVRRPRANLVASVLVLIILASCAGLVRYNYDDRKALSSSAPSSIGYAALDRHFPVNQSIPEYILIQSPHDLRTPKALADLEQMADRVSQLPNIAAVSGITRPTGIVPEQFRATYQAGAIGTLLAGGSTMINDHTNDLNRLVNGAGTLANSLGDVRGQVTQLAASLEELQSAFSSAKSQYSGDALVKQVDIAAQLVDHVNSLSNAMGWNFSAAKNVFAWIGPVLTALQGNPVCDADQSCSTTRGAFEQLVGSRDQADLDAINDLAHQLQDYQDKKALKASTDRVRAALGKLTKVMHSMGMDKPGGLQANLNSVQDGANKLAGGSRQVADAVAQLVDQVKQLGTGLSESAAFLLSLKRDAAQPAMAGFNIPPQLLQLEQFQKAAKVFISPDGHSVRYLVQTKLNPFSTEAMDQVSAISAAARGAQPNTALSDATISMSGYTVALKDTRDYYQHDIRFIIAVTLLVVLVTLVALLRAIVAPLYLVASVVISYLSAVGIGVLVFQYLLGQQLHWSVPPLAFVVLVAVGADYNMLLVSRMREESPQSMRYSIIRTLSSTGGVITAAGLIFAASMCGLLFSSIGTVVQGGVVIGVGILLDTFLVRTITVPAIAALLGRANWWPSQRSERHSTVRRAEPQPG is encoded by the coding sequence ATGCGACGGCTAGCCGATTTCGTGGTGCGGTGGCCCTGGGTCGTGATCGGGCTGTGGGTCGCGGTTGCGGTCGCGCTGCCGCTGACTTTGCCGTCGCTGGGCGAGATGGCGCAGAAGCACCCGCTGGCCCTCTTGCCCGCCGATGCACCGTCGAGCGTCACTGCTCGAGAGATGACCAAGGCGTTTCACGAATCCGGTTCAGAAGACCTGCTATTGGTGGTTCTGACCGACGACAAGGGGCTTGGCCCCGCCGACGAAGCCGCTTACCGCAAACTGGTGGATACGCTGCGCCAGGACACCCGCGATGTCGTAATGGTGCAGGATTTCATCAGCACACCGCCGCTGCGCTCGGTCGTGACCAGCAAGGATCACAAGTCTTGGGTGCTGCCGGTCGGCGTCGCCGGTGAGTTGGGCACTCCACAGTCGTACGCCGCGTTCAACCGGATCAGCGACATCGTGGCACGCTCGGTCGCCGGAGCTCCGTTGGCGGTGAACGTCACCGGCCCCGCGGCGACCGTCGCCGACCTCACCGTCGCGGGCGAAAAGGATCGGCTTCCGATCGAGCTGGCGATCGCCGTGCTGGTGCTCATCGTCCTGTTGGTGATTTATCGCAGCGTGGTCACCATGCTGCTGCCGTTGCTGACGATCGGGATATCCCTGGTAATCGCGCAGGCGGTGGTGGCGGGTTACTCCCAATTCACCGGCTCGGGCGTCTCGAACCAGTCGATCGTATTTCTGAGCGCCATCATGGCCGGTGCCGGAACGGATTACGCGGTCTTTCTGATCAGTCGCTATCACGATTACTTGCGGTCCGGTGCGGATTCCGATCAAGCGATCAGGCGATCAATGATCTCGATCGGAAAAGTGATCGGTGCCTCCGCGGCGACCGTCGGAATCACTTTTCTGCTGATCAGCTTCGCTCGCATGGGAGTCTTCAAAACGGTCGGCGCGTCGTCGGCGATCGGGGTCGGCGTGGCGTTCCTCGCCGCGCTGACGTTGCTGCCGGCGATTCTGGTGCTCGCGGGCCCCCGCGGTTGGGTCAAGCCACGACGCGAGTTGACCGCGCGGTTCTGGCGACGTTCCGGCATCCGCATCGTGCGCCGGCCCAGGGCCAATCTGGTTGCCAGTGTGCTGGTGCTGATCATCCTGGCCAGCTGCGCCGGCTTGGTGCGCTACAACTACGACGACCGCAAGGCCTTGAGTTCGTCGGCGCCGAGCTCGATTGGCTATGCCGCGCTGGATCGTCATTTCCCGGTGAATCAATCCATTCCGGAGTACATCCTCATCCAGTCGCCGCATGACCTTCGCACACCGAAAGCCCTCGCGGACCTGGAGCAGATGGCCGACCGGGTCAGCCAATTGCCGAATATTGCTGCGGTAAGCGGTATTACGCGTCCCACCGGAATCGTGCCCGAACAATTCCGGGCCACCTATCAGGCGGGGGCTATCGGCACCCTGCTGGCCGGCGGGTCCACCATGATCAACGACCACACCAATGACCTCAACCGGCTGGTCAATGGGGCGGGCACGCTGGCCAACAGCCTCGGTGACGTCCGTGGCCAGGTCACCCAGCTCGCGGCCAGCCTCGAGGAGTTGCAAAGTGCCTTCTCGTCGGCGAAGAGCCAGTACAGCGGCGACGCCCTGGTCAAGCAGGTCGATATCGCCGCCCAGCTCGTCGACCATGTCAACTCGCTCAGCAATGCCATGGGCTGGAATTTCTCGGCGGCCAAGAACGTGTTCGCCTGGATCGGTCCGGTGTTGACGGCGCTGCAGGGCAACCCGGTTTGCGACGCCGATCAATCGTGCAGCACCACCCGCGGAGCGTTCGAGCAGCTGGTTGGTTCGCGCGATCAAGCCGACCTCGACGCGATCAACGATTTGGCCCACCAGCTGCAGGACTACCAGGACAAGAAGGCGCTGAAAGCGTCGACGGACCGCGTGCGTGCCGCGTTGGGCAAGCTCACCAAGGTGATGCACTCCATGGGGATGGACAAACCCGGCGGCCTGCAGGCAAATCTGAACAGCGTGCAGGATGGCGCAAACAAGCTCGCCGGCGGGAGCCGGCAAGTCGCCGATGCGGTGGCGCAACTCGTCGACCAAGTCAAACAGCTCGGCACTGGGCTCAGCGAGTCGGCGGCATTTCTGCTCTCGCTGAAACGGGATGCGGCACAACCGGCAATGGCCGGATTCAACATTCCGCCCCAGCTGCTGCAGTTAGAACAGTTCCAGAAGGCCGCCAAGGTATTCATTTCCCCGGACGGCCACTCGGTGCGGTATTTAGTTCAAACCAAACTGAATCCGTTCAGCACCGAAGCCATGGACCAGGTCAGTGCGATCAGTGCGGCCGCTCGCGGAGCACAGCCGAATACCGCGCTCTCGGACGCCACGATTTCGATGTCGGGGTACACCGTCGCCCTGAAGGACACCCGTGACTACTACCAACACGACATCCGGTTCATCATCGCGGTTACGCTGCTCGTCGTTCTGGTGACCTTGGTCGCGTTGCTGCGTGCGATAGTCGCGCCACTGTATCTGGTTGCTTCCGTGGTCATTTCGTATTTGTCGGCAGTCGGTATCGGCGTCCTCGTCTTTCAATACCTACTGGGCCAGCAATTGCATTGGAGCGTACCGCCGCTGGCATTCGTGGTGCTGGTCGCGGTGGGAGCCGACTACAACATGCTGCTGGTTTCGCGAATGCGTGAGGAATCGCCGCAGAGCATGCGCTACAGCATTATTCGCACGCTGAGTTCGACGGGCGGTGTGATCACCGCGGCGGGTCTGATTTTCGCCGCCTCGATGTGCGGCCTGTTGTTCTCCAGCATTGGCACCGTGGTCCAGGGCGGTGTCGTGATCGGTGTCGGAATTTTGCTGGATACCTTCTTGGTCCGCACCATCACGGTTCCGGCCATCGCGGCACTGCTCGGACGGGCAAACTGGTGGCCATCGCAACGGAGCGAGCGGCACTCAACCGTCCGACGCGCCGAGCCGCAACCCGGTTAG
- a CDS encoding condensation domain-containing protein, which yields MRIGKITIGALDDWTLTPGSVTSWHPTDAAKDKVRRAPVSSVPVSYMQGQHLRNYCERAAEGLNFSRQIIATCELPGTCDVAAMDHAVNAYLRRHDTFRSWFEHTGSGEFVRHTLRDPADIEFTPTAHGQMTVDEIRAHVVSIPDPLEWGCFTFGIIQSESHFTFFAAMDHVHGDATLIGTTMMEANGMYTALSGGGEALALPDAGSFDDFCIREREFTSTLTLDSPEVRAWIEFAENNNGGFPEFPLPLGNPRESSSSTMASELLMDVAQTERFESACQSAGARFVGGLFACFALLEHEFTGALTYYGLTPRDSRTAADNLMTQGWFTGLIPITVPIAAASFGDAAWAAQASFDSSLDMAKVPYYRVLELAPWLSWPRPNFPVSNFFHGGAAPLNAVLAAADLGLANNIGIYPDGRYSYQLTIYVFRYGEGTVMAIMHPDNPIAQKSVGRYMAAMKSVCERVAGSGHWGRVA from the coding sequence TTGCGCATCGGGAAAATTACGATCGGCGCACTCGACGATTGGACGCTGACCCCTGGCTCGGTCACCTCGTGGCACCCCACCGACGCGGCAAAGGACAAGGTCCGGCGGGCGCCCGTCAGCTCCGTACCGGTCAGCTACATGCAGGGCCAACACCTTCGCAATTACTGCGAACGGGCGGCCGAGGGGCTGAATTTCTCCCGGCAGATCATCGCCACCTGTGAGTTACCTGGGACTTGTGATGTCGCCGCGATGGACCACGCAGTCAACGCCTACCTGCGCCGACACGACACGTTCCGCAGTTGGTTCGAGCACACCGGCAGCGGAGAGTTCGTCCGGCATACGTTGCGCGATCCGGCCGATATCGAGTTCACCCCAACCGCTCACGGTCAGATGACCGTGGACGAGATACGCGCTCATGTCGTGTCCATCCCGGACCCACTGGAATGGGGCTGCTTCACGTTCGGGATCATCCAAAGTGAGAGCCACTTCACATTCTTTGCGGCCATGGACCACGTGCACGGGGACGCGACGCTGATCGGCACCACGATGATGGAAGCCAACGGGATGTACACGGCGCTGAGCGGCGGCGGTGAGGCACTCGCGCTTCCCGATGCCGGCAGCTTCGATGATTTCTGCATCCGCGAACGCGAATTCACGTCAACACTGACCTTGGATTCGCCCGAGGTGCGGGCGTGGATTGAGTTCGCGGAGAACAACAATGGTGGGTTTCCCGAATTCCCACTCCCCCTGGGTAACCCGCGCGAGTCGAGTAGCAGCACGATGGCCTCCGAACTTCTGATGGATGTAGCGCAGACGGAGCGATTCGAATCGGCCTGCCAGTCGGCCGGCGCGCGCTTCGTCGGCGGCCTATTTGCCTGCTTCGCCCTGCTGGAGCATGAATTCACCGGCGCGCTCACGTATTACGGGCTTACTCCCCGAGATTCCCGGACAGCCGCGGACAATTTGATGACGCAAGGCTGGTTCACCGGCTTGATTCCGATCACCGTGCCCATCGCCGCCGCCTCATTCGGCGATGCCGCGTGGGCTGCACAGGCTTCTTTCGATTCAAGTCTGGACATGGCGAAAGTGCCCTACTACCGCGTATTGGAATTGGCGCCGTGGTTGAGCTGGCCACGACCGAACTTTCCGGTGTCGAACTTTTTTCACGGCGGCGCCGCGCCACTGAACGCCGTTCTCGCCGCGGCCGACCTAGGCCTGGCCAACAATATCGGAATCTATCCCGACGGTCGGTATTCGTATCAGCTGACGATTTATGTATTCCGGTACGGCGAAGGCACGGTCATGGCGATCATGCATCCCGACAATCCGATTGCACAGAAATCAGTTGGCCGGTACATGGCGGCAATGAAGTCTGTGTGCGAGCGTGTCGCTGGCAGCGGACACTGGGGGCGCGTCGCGTAG